In Lotus japonicus ecotype B-129 chromosome 5, LjGifu_v1.2, one genomic interval encodes:
- the LOC130719677 gene encoding uncharacterized protein LOC130719677: protein MGSWHNSVRVWNFKWRRALSVREACLVDELRCELANVGLVAGSSDRWVWREESNGLYSVCSAYKLLQGEYAAKLEALSKHFRFFQTQVDEAYLCNSFLRGLKNEIEKAVRPLGIKVYQQVVENAREVESMENRQRGRPDNGGPVRSGQSQQGRYSGQKPAGRFDKGKAPLRKPYPRPADRVPFAGRGSAPAPKDDVVCFKCNQKGHYANECGKEIVCWKCQKPGHVERNCPNAAKVEPVLNTDRGRRPSTPGRVFAISSEQAAVADDLIQGMCTIAGNSLMVLFDYGATHSFIAEECVKRLGLLTADLPFDLVVMTPAADRLVTCTTCLQCPLIYDDRKFFANLVCLGLKELDVIMGMDWLAQYHVLLDCANKVVVFPDSGVTDYLNSYTLGKSSPAFVNSIVAEAKNDDDVRNV, encoded by the exons ATGGGGAGCTGGCATAATAGTGTAAGAGTTTGGAATTTCAAATGGAGAAGAGCTCTTAGTGTTCGGGAGGCGTGCTTGGTAGATGAGTTGAGGTGTGAGCTGGCTAATGTGGGCTTGGTGGCTGGCAGCAGTGACCGGTGGGTGTGGAGGGAAGAAAGTAATGGTCTGTACTCAGTGTGTTCAGCTTATAAACTGCTTCAAG gggaatatgctgccaagttgGAAGCTTTGTCCAAACATTTTCGCTTCTTCCAGACGCAAGTGGATGAGGCTTACCTCTGCAACAGTTTCTTAAGGGGTCTGAAGAATGAGATTGAGAAAGCTGTCAGGCCGCTGGGGATCAAGGTTTATCAACAGGTGGTTGAGAATGCCCGAGAAGTGGAATCAATGGAGAACAGACAGAGGGGCCGACCTGATAATGGAGGACCAGTTCGTTCAGGACAGAGTCAACAAGGAAGGTACAGTGGTCAGAAACCAGCTGGAAGATTTGACAAGGGCAAGGCGCCGCTAAGAAAGCCTTATCCGCGTCCTGCTGACAGGGTACCATTTGCTGGAAGGGGTTCAGCACCTGCTCCTAAGGATGATGTTGTTTGCTTCAAGTGCAACCAAAAGGGGCACTATGCAAATGAATGTGGAAAAGAGATCGTATGCTGGAAGTGTCAGAAACCAGGGCACGTTGAAAGAAACTGCCCCAATGCTGCAAAGGTCGAGCCAGTTTTGAATACGGATAGAGGAAGGCGACCATCTACTCCAGGTCGTGTATTCGCAATCTCTAGCGAACAAGCTGCAGTGGCAGATGATCTTATCCAGGGTATGTGTACTATTGCTGGAAATTCTTTAATGGTCTTATTCGATTATGGCGCTACACACTCATTCATTGCTGAGGAGTGTGTGAAGAGGTTAGGATTGCTAACTGCTGATTTACCGTTCGATTTGGTGGTGATGACCCCTGCCGCCGATCGATTAGTTACGTGCACGACATGCTTGCAATGTCCGTTGATCTACGATGATCGGAAGTTCTTTGCGAACCTCGTCTGCTTAGGGCTCAAGGAGCTCGATGTGATCatgggaatggattggttggcaCAGTATCACGTTCTCTTGGACTGTGCTAACAAAGTCGTAGTCTTTCCGGATTCAGGTGTTACGGATTACTTGAATTCGTACACCTTGGGAAAGAGTTCACCAGCATTCGTGAATTCTATTGTAGCGGAAGCGAAGAACGACGACGATGTGCGCAACGTTTAG